One window of the Natrinema sp. CBA1119 genome contains the following:
- a CDS encoding acyl-CoA dehydrogenase family protein — protein MDARLTEEHQRVQETARDFIESEGGMELARRQLNGEDVVDRLWDELAELDYTAITVPLEHGGFGEGMVYLSALLEAAGRYALPGPLPETAAFAVPLISDLGNEEQKSAYLPAIADGNCKVSVAVYDDETESLPESIQLRAAPVETNDGTGYRLDGTKTLVPYGGDADTVIVAARTRDSRGYDGISLFLVDTAHDAVDARQLDSLDWARPMYELTFDNLTVGPDALLGPLHGGGGPLVDAVDRYSVAAIAMLTGAADRAVELSSEYGNEREQYGQPIGMFQAVKHRAADMWIDMQSARSLVYYASWALDTDEPDAGRAVAATKSYAADRLHRVFADDMKNHGGMGFTWDHDAHIYLKQAKSWRNFLGSPEAYRDRLIESRLAESE, from the coding sequence ATGGATGCGAGATTGACTGAGGAACACCAACGAGTACAGGAAACCGCACGCGATTTCATCGAATCGGAAGGCGGCATGGAACTCGCCAGGCGACAGCTGAACGGCGAGGATGTCGTCGACCGCCTGTGGGACGAACTCGCGGAACTCGATTACACTGCGATCACGGTCCCACTCGAGCACGGCGGGTTCGGAGAAGGTATGGTGTACCTTTCGGCGCTGCTCGAAGCCGCGGGGCGGTACGCGCTTCCCGGACCGCTTCCGGAGACGGCCGCGTTCGCGGTCCCGCTTATTTCCGATCTTGGGAACGAAGAACAGAAATCAGCCTATTTGCCCGCGATCGCCGACGGGAACTGCAAGGTAAGCGTCGCGGTCTACGACGACGAAACGGAATCGCTCCCCGAGAGCATCCAACTTCGCGCGGCCCCGGTTGAGACGAACGACGGAACCGGCTACCGACTCGACGGAACGAAAACGCTCGTTCCATACGGCGGCGACGCCGACACGGTAATCGTCGCGGCCAGAACCCGCGACAGCCGGGGATACGACGGAATTTCGTTGTTCCTCGTCGATACCGCCCACGACGCCGTTGACGCCAGGCAGTTAGACAGCCTCGACTGGGCACGGCCGATGTACGAGCTGACGTTCGATAACCTCACGGTCGGTCCCGATGCCCTACTCGGCCCGCTGCACGGCGGCGGCGGCCCCCTCGTCGACGCGGTCGATAGATACTCGGTCGCGGCGATAGCGATGCTCACGGGTGCCGCCGATCGCGCGGTCGAACTCTCTTCGGAATACGGGAACGAACGGGAACAGTACGGGCAACCGATCGGTATGTTCCAGGCCGTCAAGCATCGGGCGGCGGACATGTGGATCGACATGCAGAGCGCCCGATCGCTGGTCTACTACGCTTCGTGGGCCCTCGATACCGACGAACCCGATGCCGGCCGAGCCGTTGCGGCGACAAAATCGTACGCGGCCGACCGCCTCCACCGGGTGTTCGCCGACGATATGAAAAACCACGGCGGAATGGGCTTTACGTGGGATCACGATGCACACATTTACCTCAAACAGGCCAAGAGCTGGCGGAACTTCCTTGGCTCACCCGAGGCGTACCGCGATCGACTCATCGAGTCGCGACTTGCCGAGTCGGAGTAG
- a CDS encoding acyl-CoA dehydrogenase family protein, translating to MDFSYTDAQESFRDELRVWLEENLPDGWLDGERELPSDDDERLAFLRDWQRTLADGDWAGIHWPEAYGGRGASLVEQTIYREEMARVNAPPQVNVIGINLIGPTLIEAGTEEQKSRFVPNILSGEEIWCQGYSEPEAGSDVASLTTRAERNGDEWVINGQKIWTSYAHNADWCLLVTRTDASGEKHEGLTVLLVDMDQEGVETDPIHQANDDRSFNQVYFNDATTTSDLVLGEVDEGWDIVMTLSAYEHAMTSIYTIEQRYLDLLEYCKTETRGGTPLIEKPEIRQQLADFDARIQAAKVSHYRNVSKQIETGRPGPEGSMDLVVSDELRIDLLNFAVDVQGPATSLWENGDAAFDETTGYLRSYGSWIAAGTGDIQRNIIGERVLGLPKDKKSKTSHRSE from the coding sequence ATGGACTTCAGTTACACTGACGCCCAGGAATCGTTCCGAGACGAACTACGGGTATGGTTAGAGGAGAATTTACCGGACGGATGGCTCGACGGCGAGCGTGAGCTCCCGTCGGACGACGACGAACGGCTTGCCTTCCTGAGAGACTGGCAACGGACGCTGGCGGACGGCGACTGGGCGGGCATTCACTGGCCCGAAGCGTACGGCGGTCGCGGGGCATCGCTAGTGGAGCAAACGATTTATCGGGAGGAAATGGCGCGTGTCAACGCACCGCCGCAAGTCAACGTTATCGGCATCAACCTCATCGGTCCGACGCTGATCGAAGCCGGAACGGAAGAACAGAAAAGCCGATTCGTGCCGAATATCCTCAGCGGTGAGGAGATCTGGTGTCAGGGGTACTCCGAGCCCGAAGCCGGCTCCGACGTGGCGAGCCTGACGACTCGTGCGGAACGGAACGGCGACGAATGGGTCATCAACGGCCAGAAAATCTGGACGAGTTATGCGCATAACGCCGACTGGTGTCTCCTGGTAACCCGAACCGACGCCTCGGGCGAAAAACACGAGGGGCTGACTGTCCTCCTCGTCGACATGGACCAGGAGGGGGTGGAAACCGACCCCATTCACCAGGCGAACGACGATCGAAGTTTCAACCAAGTGTATTTCAACGATGCAACCACCACCAGCGACTTGGTGCTCGGCGAGGTCGATGAGGGATGGGACATCGTCATGACGCTCTCGGCGTACGAACACGCCATGACTTCGATCTACACGATCGAACAGCGATACCTCGACCTGCTCGAGTATTGCAAAACCGAGACGCGCGGCGGGACGCCGTTGATCGAGAAACCGGAGATACGCCAACAGCTGGCCGACTTCGATGCGCGGATTCAGGCCGCGAAGGTGAGCCACTATCGTAACGTGAGCAAGCAGATCGAAACGGGTCGACCCGGCCCCGAAGGGTCGATGGACCTCGTCGTTAGCGACGAACTCAGAATCGATCTTCTGAACTTCGCCGTCGACGTGCAGGGGCCTGCCACCTCGTTGTGGGAGAACGGTGACGCCGCCTTCGACGAGACGACCGGCTACCTTCGTTCGTACGGGTCGTGGATTGCAGCCGGAACCGGCGACATCCAGCGAAACATCATCGGTGAGCGAGTGCTCGGGCTCCCGAAAGACAAAAAGAGCAAAACGAGCCACAGGAGTGAGTGA